From Syngnathoides biaculeatus isolate LvHL_M chromosome 12, ASM1980259v1, whole genome shotgun sequence:
AAAAGCATATTTAGTGTCATAATCAAgtaagggcggcacagtggatcagctggtaatgcattggcctcacagttctgaggtccctggttcaaacccagacccgcctgtgtggagtttccacgtcccccccccccccccccccccggcactccggtttcttcccacatcccaaaaaacatgcaccattaattggacactctaaattgcccataggtgtgattgcaagtgcggctgtttgtctcaatgtgccctgctggttggctggtgaccagttcagggtgtaccccgcctcctgcccgttgacagctgggatcggctccagcactccccgcgaccctcgtgaggataagcggtgaagaaaacgaATGGATAGATAATCAAGTAAGATTTGTTTTCTCAAACGCAAATTGTACATGTACACTAGAATTGCATTTCACTCGAATATTCGCGCCCGCCTCACAGGTGCGGCATCAGATCGCatgattattgcacaggtgtgccTTTGGCTGGCCACAATAAAAGACCGCTCAAATGTGCGGTTTCATTCTATTGGGGATGCTAAAAAATTTAATTCCATAACTCGTGGGTCTTGTGATTCTGGAGGTTTCAAAATGAGCTTGCGTAACATCTTTAAAAAGTGCAGAGTCATACACCCATGATgtgatttttgtaatatttatttattatttgactaccGTTCATCATTATGGCTCATTAACTGCAGTTGCCATAatgtagattattatttaattgcattaaaatgtttgtttattcCTACGAGACAATCAACATCGTGAAAATGAAGGATACTACAGCAGCAATAGCAATAGAAAGAGTAAGCTTGTAAATGTGACACAAAGATTATTAAATTGCGTAGTCACCttcatttgtcaaaataaggGGTGACTATCACGCATAAAGACATCCATAAGCACATTCGGAGTTTTCATTTTCCCCAAGTTGTGCAATATTCTAGCTGAACTTCGGTTACATAAAGATTTTGCTAAACATAAATCTATATTAAATCGCTTACCTTTGGAGACGCATTTTACacttggcatttttttaaatagtaaagTTGTCCGGAGAGTAGGAGACAAATGAGTCgagttttggaagaaaaaaacgcggaaaaaaattgctttgtatTACACGGCAACTTCCGGGAAAACGcctcagccaatcagaggcgaAGAAGGAAGTGGAAGGAACGGGGCTCGTGTTTCTggtcactgatctaaaaaaaaaaaaaaaaaatcgactggATGGCTCagtggccaccaaaactgaagtcgccgtccgccatcttgatactcccaaaacaaccatgccgacctgtgcatcGACaggccagtttcgtggctgtgagaaaacattccacgggtaagttagaaagatttactttgacactgttaaaagtttttttgtaattttttttaaagttaacatgtcatggaagtcaggccctaggtaatatgcgaggtttcttggtagtcatggTGTTTATACGTCTTTCCTtagcacttcgccttttttggcttaccaagtcgaattaaaaatccttcatgttaccagaactgaaaaaaaattcaaggtcacacgaccagttttaattctacatgcgaaacattgaggaaaaacctcaccataatccaacctttGAACCGTGTCCGCTACACGTTTTGGGTGTGCCAAAATGGCGACcagtggcttcaaccaatcgacataccgctcgattcttttttttttttttccagtgttacTGGTTTCCAAGGATACGTAAACGGCTGCTGATCACTTCCGTGGTTTGAACGTAAGAATTCCAGTAACAATATGGTCAATATTAAATTAGTAAATTGGGCGTTTTACAGGAAACAAAATGAACTCTTATTTATCTCGTCTTGGACACGTATGATTTTGTAGATTTGGTCCTGCTGGTGGCTGActggtaaagaaaaaaacatatcgcaaatgtgatttaattaaataatatttaatattatacacttttttttttcgaatgaagtgtttttggtgtgtgtgccCCCTCCCTTCTCCCAGGGCTCTTATGGCACTACAATCTTGAATGCTGATGTGGTAAAACAACTTAGTCTACGATGGATATCGATACAGACTCGACTGAAAGTGACACTGAAACACCATCAGAACGTGAGGTACACCCTGCTCCATTCTTTTAATTCTGTTACACCATCTTGCaatactttcattttttaatgctCATCTGCTACatgacatgtttttgttgttttttttttgggggggggtactaTTTATTCAAGTCTCTCAGTGAAGATGATCTGAATTATTCCGAAACAAAGGAAAAACTGCGGGGCAGGATGGAGGAGATCCGCAGCACTGTGAGTGGAATGTGGCGTCGGCGTCAGCTCAAGTGTGTTTTCGTGAtgacacaaaaatgtacaattaaGCGTTCGTGGGTCTACGTTGTCAGATCCAAGAGATGATCCGGGAAAACGAGAGCGTCCCCGAAATCGAGCGACTCGAGCTGAAGGAGTTCAACGTGGACGAGGACAGGCAAAAGATGCACGACGCTGTGCTGGAGGAGGAAATTTCCAAGGTAacgtgaagaaaacaagtatttgaacaccctgctatgttgcaagttctcccacttagaaatcatggaggggtctaaaatgttcatcgtaggtgcgtgtccactgtgagagacatcatctaaaaagaaaaatccagatatcacaatatatgttttttttttttaatgattgatttgtgtgacacagctgcaaataagtatttgaacacctgtctatcagctggaattgtgaccctcaaagacctgttagtcgccctttaaaagtccacctccaccccatacaatcggtaagactcaaaacttgtaacatggccaagaccaaagagccgttcaaagacaccagagacaaaattgtacaactccacacggctggaaagggcgacagaGAAATTGCGAAGTagcttggtggggaaaaaaaggtccactgttggagcaatcattagaaaaacttgacagtcaatctcaatcagagtggagccccgtgcgaGATAGGGTCTTGGGGTCTTGATGATccctagaaaggtgaggaatcagcccaggactacacggcaggacttggtcaatgacctgaaaagagctgggaccaccgtttccaaggtgacttggtaatgcactaagactaagaaggttcccctgcttaaaccaggacatgtcaaggcccgtcttaagtttgccaatgacaatttggatgcgacagaggagtcatgggagaatgtttttgtGGTCGGAtaagactaaaatggaactttttggtcataattccactaaccgtgtttggaggaaggtggatgatgatttccatcccaagaacaccatccctactgtgaagcatggaggtggtagcatcatgcttttgggggtgtttttctgcacatgggacaggacgactgcactgtatttaggagaggatgaccgtggattttggggaagaacctctttccctcagtcagagcattgaagatgggtcatgggctgggtctttcaacatgacaatgacccaaggcacacaaccaggaaaaccgaggagtggctccgaaagaagcatatcaaggttctggcgtggcctagccagtctccagacctaaacccaatcggaaatctttggagggagctgaaaatccgtgtttctcaccaacagcccggaaacctggtgttcaaatacttattttctttactgtaaatgttttttttttttttttttcctggacggAATTTTCGATGCGATTCTTGACAGGTGAGGGATAGGATTGAGATGGAGATTTTGGAGCGACGCTACCGGTGTGATCTCATCAAGAGGGACTACTGGGATTGTCTGAAAGTTAAAGACAGGGCTGTAAAGGTAGCAAACGTTCCCAAGCAAGGTCAGAAGACATAATGGACGTAACGAGTGCGCGTGTGTCGGTTCCAGGCCTTTCACACGGACCAGGAGGTGACAAACTACCCCCTCAAAGAGCGACTGCAAGGGGAGTTGGACGCCCTCAAAAGAGTTGAAAATAAGAGGATGGCGGAAATTGCTGTAAGCGCAACATTGTTCAATGTCCACCCCCCCGCCGCCTCCCCGAAGTTTAAACAGTTTGAGATTTGCACCCTCCACCTTTCGGCAAAATCAGAGGGATCAAGAAAAGGGTGGCGAGGATGAGGCGGAGGAGGCGTTGGCGGCCCAGGGGGGCGTCACGAGCAGCTACTCGGCCGAGCTGGGACTGTCCCACCCTTACCTCTACGACCAGTTCAGCCTGCACACCACCGAGCAGAAGCAGAACCAGATCATCATGCTTCAGGTGGGAATGGCGTCGCGACAAATGGTTGCGGTTGGCGGGCCGGGTCTTCTCTCCTGACAACCTGCAATCTTccataaaaatgttattcagtTATTCCTCAAAATCCATATCTTCATTTTTTAGCACCACTTCCAGTACACgtgtgtggatgttttttttctgtccaatcagatttctgCTGCCActgtgttgccatgtcaatcTAATCTTCCCAGGGCCTTCAGAATCAGTGTTACTGGGCAATGATATTTGAAATTCATATTCGTAGAATTTTTCTATCCCCTGATTGGCCCTGAACAAAACCCCAACAAAACACATCCGTACTAGTCACTTGCGCACATTAGTAAATGTAATAATCAGCATCTCGAGTGTGTATGGAgtatatttttctttacagaactgtcaccaaataaaaaaaaaataataatttaatctctgattttaacaagaaaatgTTCCCTGTTGTTGCTATGGCAACAAAGCATCACCTGCCTTAGCTATCCTTGTTGGTCTTATTGGGGATTATATATTGGTTATAGTATTCATAGCCCAATTTATTTCATCTCTTTAATGCgccatattctttttttccataatttattttttccatacttttatatacaaacaaagaaaaatgaaaagagaaaaaagggagaaagaaagaagaaaaaaatacaattaatttgcAATCattaaatgattacattttaaactaaagaagaaaaaaatacaattaaactgcaatcattaaatttaaattaaattttataaagggtttctctcatctccaattatctgatCCAGTAGGTCATCCTCGACCAAGTTCGTAACCATAagtgactaaagaaattaacctAAAAcggaaaacaataacaataatcatagtagtaaaaaaaacaagaagaaaaatgacacCATCTCAAAGCACCTTACaataaatgttccaaaaactatgtacaatgatttacatattcgcttcaagtaaaaaaaatatatatatatttttaggtttcaaattttcttgggCGATTACCTGTTATGACAACAAGACAAGATGCAATACTTATGAgttagaaaaataataattgcacGACACAACATgctaagaaaaaggaaatataataataataataataataataatgacaacaaaagcaataagtggtgggaaccaatgaacaaaattaagatgaacttgatttcacattatgtagtgacatcttttgatgttatggcatattttgtccagtttttcCAACGTCTTTCAAACTTCTCATGTTCTTGCCTCAAGATGAAAGTTAATTTCTCccccttctaaaaaaaaaattgtatcgaatatttctaaagaactatcgAACTTTACGACCCAAGTCCTATTGAATttgtatagaaattctattgttttgtggaaattctagagaaaatcacagccaaagttctatacaACAAGTtgttctattcattttctggacCCTTGACAGTGCGCCATATTCATTTCTAGAAATCAGCACGTACAtacagaagcgtattactgccacacccaaaaaaaaagcatcacataattatgtgaaactcatcacataattatgtgaaacacaACCAAAAAAGGGAAtacagaagcgtattactgccacaccaaaaaaaaaacttatcacataattatgtgaaactcaTCCCATAATTATGTGATGAGTTTCACATAATTCCGTAATACAgtagcgtattactgccacaccaaaaaaccccaaacgttttaatttaataattatgTTGAAAACAACATGTggaacgtttcacataattatgtgataagtttaaaaaaaaaacgttttaatttaatatttatgttGAAAACGACATATgtgaaacgtttcacataattatgtgataagtttttttttggtgtggcagtaatatgcTTCTGTATTACGAAATTATGTGAAACGCAACCAAAAAAGAGGttgcgtttcacataattatgtgatgagtttcacataattatgtgataattctttttttttttttttttggtgtggcagtaatacgcttctgtaTTCCCTTTTTTTGGTtgcatttcacataattatgtgatgaGTTTCATataattgtgaattttttttttttttttttttggtgtggcagtaatacgcttccgtacgtACAGTACTGGACTGCATTCGCACTGGCTTAAAGAGCAGTTCCACTTCTTCACAGTAGAGGGAGCCTGTGAGCTAAAATGACAAAACCACTGGTCCTGTCGTACTACTTGCTCTATACGCTGTCATAAAACTCAAACTCAAAAGCACAACAATTTGTGTGACTGATGCCAAGTCTCATCCCTTActtctaacccccccccccgcccccaatgcCCAGGATGTGATCTTCCAAATCAAGGTGGCGCTCAACACGCAGTTCGACAAAGTGTACAAGCAAAAGGTGCAGGAGATCGGCCGCGTCAAAGAGCGCAACAAGCAAGTGAGGGAGATCCTGGAGGAGCTGGAGGTCACCGAGGACCTGTGGGTGCCCGTCCTGAGCGACAGGGAGGTGCCCGAGCGGGTGTTCGTCGTGGACGACTCCGAGGTGACCcgaccccccctgccccccgcaCGTGTCGTCTCACCCGTGTGACATATAATATATCACTTTACTGTCAAGAAAAGGGAAATAAAAGGTAGGGCTGGGAgtgccaaactcatttttgtcttggCCCAGTTTGCAGTTACAGTCCCTCCCCCAAACCATAAAAATTTTTAGCTGCctcgtgaaatttatgaactaatctTAGAATCAGAAACCAaggggaatgggtttttcaactattgtgtggcaacaaaaatgcttgcaataagTCAACGTCGTCATttatggtacagatttgaacaaatatCGCGGAAGTTGATCcgcgtgatttgccttcgcgggccagatctggaccTCGGCCCTTGCGTTTGACACCCGCGGGTAAGACGCCTTTTCTTGTGATTTATTAGATCAAAGCCGAAAAGTACCTGACCCCagaagaggagaaggaaaaggaaaggaagaggCTGGAGGAGCAAAAGCGCTTGGCTGCCAAGGTACGCGAGCCAAAACAAACGcggctttgtctttttaaactcCCGTTTGCGCTTCCCTCCGAATTCTTGCTGGCTCGGAGACCGGACCGACCCGGGAGCTTGTGTGGACATTTGCATGCAAACTGCTCGCAGGGGTAAATCAcactgaaaaagaacaaaaacctgCGACCGAGGGAGACAAAatggaaaaggaagaagaagaagaagtcagtcGAGGAGTGCTTGGTGCTTGCATGTGAatatctctctctccctctctctctctctcgatcgatcgatcgatcgatatAACCAATATATAATACCAAAATAACAGAAATAGCTCTCAGTGAGATGCAAAGAAACCACAACGATAAATGTAGGATTGAATTAACActtgtatctatctatctatctatctatctatctatctatctatctatctatctatctatctatctatctatctatctatctatctatctatctatctatctatctatctatctatctatctatctatctatctatctatctatctatctatctatctatcttagcTATCTATCCTCTCttgtctctatctatctatctatctatctatctatctatctatctatctatctatctatctatctatctatctatctatcttatctatctatcctctctgtctctatctatctatctatctatctatctatctatctatctatctatctatctatctatctatctatctatctatctatctatcttatctatctatcctctcttgtctctatctatctatctatctatctatctatctatctatcttctatctatctatctatctatctatctatctatctatctatctatctatctatctatctatctatctatctatctatcctctttttttcctagccacttatcatctatctatctatctatctatctatctagcgatctatctatctatctatctatctatctatctactatctatctatctatctatctatctatctatctatctatctatctatctactatctatcttatctatctatcctctcttgtctctatctatctatctatctatctatctatctagctatctatctatctatctatctagctatctatctatctatctatcgatctatctatctatctatctatctatctatctatctatctatctatctatctatctatctatcctctcttgtctctatctatctatcttatctatctatctatctatctatctatctatctatctatctatctatctatctatctatctatcatctcttgtctctatctatctatctatctatctatctatatctatctatctatctatctatcatctcttgtctctatctatctatctatctatctatctatctatcctctcTTGTCTCTATCTATCCTCTCttgtctctatctatctatctatctatctatctatctatctatctatctatctatctatctatctatctatctatctatcatctcttgtctctatctatctatctatctatctatctatctatctatctatctatctatctatctatctatctatctatctatctatctatcctctcttgtctctatctatctatctatctatctatctatctatctatctgcacacacacacacacacacacactccgattggctggcaagaagTTCatggcgtaccccgcctcttgcccgttgacagctgggacaggctccagcactcccgtgacccttgtgaggataagcggctaagaaaatggatggatggctatacaTGTACAGTCGACTATACACGTGTAGGTGTTGTCGGTTTCAGAGCGACGACGTCCGAGAAAGGGCCCTCGATGACATGATGGACGGCGTTCTGGAAGTGAAAAAAGACAGCCTCTTGAAAGCGGTACGTCCGGTCGCCCTCATCACGGCTCGCCCGGTCCTCGGCGGGACTCCGACAAATCGGGCCCGAAAAGAAAGCGCGGGAAGTGAACGCTGAACGCGCTCCAACAGGAAGTGCCCCAGCCCGAGTTTGTTCTGGCCAAACCCGACAACGAGTGGAGCGAAGAGGAGAAAAAGCAGTTCAAAGAATACGAAAAGAAAGTCAAAGAGCTGAACACGGAGAAGGAGAAGTACAGAAAGGTCCGCCGCCACCGGCGCTGCGACATGTTCACCACCACTTGCTGACTCGTCCTCCCGCTTCGGATGGTTCTGATTTTAGTCGCTGGAAAACGAAATCAAAGGCCTGCAGAAAGCCACCAAAGAGGCCACGGAACGTTTTGACGAAGGCTTGAAAAAGCTCTTTGAGCGGAAAATTAAGTCGGACATGGCCATATGTCAGGTAAATAACGACaacaccctcccccccccccccaaaaaaaaaaaacaaacacgcacCCAGTAAACATTATTTCTCGACTGATTTCTAAATtttggcacagtggatcagcttggcctcagagttctgaggaaccggggttcgatcccagacccgcctgtgtggagtttgcatgttctccccgtgcctgcgtgggttttctccgggcactccggtttcctcccacatcccaaaaacatgcaacattaattggacactttaaattgcccataggtgtgattgtgagtgcaaatggttcgTCTGAatgtgcccctgcgattggctggcaaccaattcagggtgtaccttgcctcctgcctattgacagctggtatagtctccagcactccccgcgaccgtcgtgaggataagcagcaaagaaaatggatggatggatggatggatggaaattgcctataggtgtgattgtgagtgcggctgtttgtctcgattaaTTATCGAGTTGCATTTTCTGGGGCTATTGAACCACGCACTTATTTAATGtgatttaatttcttttcatagcatgcacatttatttatttgagtgTTCAAGTATTATTCTACATCTTCATTAATTCACAAATTGAGAGCTCTTTACATATTTCCTTCCCACTCGCGCATATTGCCCATATTGACCCATTCCAAGTATTTTCCAACTTCAAACTCAAATTTCCTACATATAAAATtgcaaattatatatttttatttttagagatTTACTCTTACATTAAAGATTAAGAATtgcatttctcattttttaatcaaacaaatgtatttcatcatagctcattttatttccaggaatatttatatttttaatgacttGTTTATTCCCTTATCAGGATTGTGATTTATGACACTTGAACACATAAAAGTTAAGCCATTATGgtatcatgcaaaaaaaaaaaattggcaagaaaatgaaaagaatatttgcattttttcaggAAGAACTGAAGATTAAAACTCTTAACTACTCCGTGCTCATGGAGGAGGTGATGAGGAACGAAGAAATAGATCTGGCGCAAAAACTGAAGGAAACGTCCGCACAGAGGGTGAAAAGCataatataaatgtaattttttttaatatcacttgGGCtcgattttcttcttttctctaCTTGTCTCCCATCTTGACGACCTCCCGTACAACTTCGACTTTCACCGCCCCGGCTCGtgcgacagaaaaaaaaggccgACGACTTGGAGAAGTTTGAAAAAGAAGTGGAGTCGTTCCAGGAGAGCTACGACAACCTCGTGGCGGACGATAAAGTCAGTCCGCCGCTAGCGTACCGCCGCACAGTTGCCCGTCGGTGTCGATTCACGCCGTCTCGTCCCTCTCAAGGCTCAGGATAAAGACTTCCGGAAGGAGTTCGCCAGCGTCCACAAGGCCCACGTCGATCAGCTGTATAAACTGTTCAAGCGGAGACCGAGGTTGGTCACAACAGTATTACCGTTTTCATTTGGGAATGCCCGCAGCGGGGGCGGCTGGCTCGCGTGCGTCTAAATGTTTTCCTCTCGCTCAAGAGGTCATAAGAGGAATGCCATGGAGGAGTTGGACTCTCAGCGGAACATGCCGGAGGGATTGACCCCGCCGGTGTGGGAGAGGTTTTGTCAAATCCGCAGAACAAAAATAGACACAGAGCACAAGGTAAGGCAGGGCGGCGCTGGGATTCAAACGACTCACCCGAGACCCGAATGAGCTTAAAAATGATTTAGCGTTCCTGGAAAAGTAGCAGTTGTTCAAAGAATACTTACTTTCCTTTTACAAGTCACGCCCATTTATCTTCCCGAAACATGCGCAATGATACCTTTCTTTAtgcatacatacagtgaagaaaataagtatttgaacaccctgctatattgcaagttctcccacttacaaatcatggagaggtctgaaattttcatcgtcggtccatgtccattgtgagagagatcatctataaagatttttttaaacgattaatttgtgtgatccagctgaaaataagtatttgaacacctgagaaaaacaatgttaatatttggtacagtagcctttgtttggaattacagaggtcaaatgtttcctgtagttgttcatcatgtttgcacacactgcaggagggattttggcccaatcctccacacagatcttctctagatcagataggtttccgggctgtcactgagatacacagagtttcagcaccctccaaagattttctattgtgttgaGGTCTCCagactggctgggccacgccagaacttcaatatgcttcttacggagccactccttggttttcctggctgtgtgcttcgggtcaaagccacgacccgtcttcaatgctctaactgagggaatGTTGTTGTTCCccgaaatctcacaatacatggccaccgcggtcatcctctccttaatacagtgcagtcgtccagtcccatgtgcagaaaaacacccccaaagcatgacgctaccacccccatgcttcacagtagggatggtgttcttgggatggaactcatcatttgtcttcctccaaacacagttagtggaattatgaccaaaaagttccattttggtctcatctgaccacaaaacgttgtcccatgactcctctgtatcatccaaatggtctttggcaaacttaagacgggccttgacatgtcctggtttaagcaggggaaccttccgtgcaatgcatgatttcaaaacatgacgTCAGGGTCAGAATCCGAGACCCCGTCGCTCAgcggttagagcactggtttggtaaaccaggggttgtgggttcgtatcccactggaagggcatccggcttaaaaaatatttttaaaaattgtgccaaacatatatatgcattcatctgagatgatacgctgtggcgaccccgaaagggacaagccgaaagaaacacacacgtcagggtcagaattctagctgatagacaggtgttcaaatacttatttgcagctgtgtcacacaaataaattgtgaaaaaaatgtacattgtgatttctggatttttctttttagatgatctctctcgcagcgggcatgcacctacgatgaaaatttcagacccgctccgtgatttctaagtgggagaacttgcgacatagcagggtgttcaaatacttcttttcctcACTGAATGTGAAacttcaaacaatattttgcagATCAAGGCCTCAGCGGCCACTCTGGCTGAGATGGAAGCGAGCCTGCAAAAGAAGCGAGAAGAGGACGAGACGGCTGAGCAGGAAATTGAGTATCTCGCAGTagaacttgaaaagtgggtgacGCCTCATCCGCGCAGATAATagaaaactcatttttaatAGCTGGTATGCAAAATGCTCGATTCTCTCTGACTCCATCGCGTAAATGTGAGCACGAATGACTGTCGATCAGTCCGATTGGCTCGTGCAGACGTGACCGCCCTCCCCTGTTTCTGCGTTGAACCCATCCAGCCTGCGCGAGGAGAAGAAGAACTTCCTGACGGACATCACGGTCCAGTTCCTTCTCAAACAGGGCCAAGTGGAGGTGACCAACacggatctcatccccgactaCAGCGAGTCGATTCTTCTCCACCGGGGGAAGGTGGAAGAGCTCAACCGCACCATCCGGGTCAGCGTTCGCACTCGCGTGCCCGTCTCGGGAGTCCTGCGGTCTGTCATCGTtgcggttcccccccccccccccccccttcatcagACCCTCGGCGAGCAGAAGATCGCCGTGATGGTGCAGACCAAAGACTTCCGTAAGGGAATCATCCAGGTGGAGTGGGACAACACCATGAGGAGGATGCAGATT
This genomic window contains:
- the cfap43 gene encoding cilia- and flagella-associated protein 43 isoform X2, whose product is MDIDTDSTESDTETPSERESLSEDDLNYSETKEKLRGRMEEIRSTIQEMIRENESVPEIERLELKEFNVDEDRQKMHDAVLEEEISKVRDRIEMEILERRYRCDLIKRDYWDCLKVKDRAVKAFHTDQEVTNYPLKERLQGELDALKRVENKRMAEIARDQEKGGEDEAEEALAAQGGVTSSYSAELGLSHPYLYDQFSLHTTEQKQNQIIMLQVALNTQFDKVYKQKVQEIGRVKERNKQVREILEELEVTEDLWVPVLSDREVPERVFVVDDSEIKAEKYLTPEEEKEKERKRLEEQKRLAAKSDDVRERALDDMMDGVLEVKKDSLLKAEVPQPEFVLAKPDNEWSEEEKKQFKEYEKKVKELNTEKEKYRKSLENEIKGLQKATKEATERFDEGLKKLFERKIKSDMAICQEELKIKTLNYSVLMEEVMRNEEIDLAQKLKETSAQRKKKADDLEKFEKEVESFQESYDNLVADDKAQDKDFRKEFASVHKAHVDQLYKLFKRRPRGHKRNAMEELDSQRNMPEGLTPPVWERFCQIRRTKIDTEHKIKASAATLAEMEASLQKKREEDETAEQEIEYLAVELENLREEKKNFLTDITVQFLLKQGQVEVTNTDLIPDYSESILLHRGKVEELNRTIRTLGEQKIAVMVQTKDFRKGIIQVEWDNTMRRMQIEDLKNKERDIQKLRLTEDHKEYLKTDSDSRVCKQAISMKETQALQLKTYQKDVKYRKQKIRHLQAQAAMKEKKNIALDKQIQDMHVTVSQMRHIYEASATEENEAANTEQRYQEVLLVQRLKDKARFQMEKLAFLSAEAQRLRMRKVPSLVQIKYD
- the cfap43 gene encoding cilia- and flagella-associated protein 43 isoform X1 gives rise to the protein MDIDTDSTESDTETPSERESLSEDDLNYSETKEKLRGRMEEIRSTIQEMIRENESVPEIERLELKEFNVDEDRQKMHDAVLEEEISKVRDRIEMEILERRYRCDLIKRDYWDCLKVKDRAVKAFHTDQEVTNYPLKERLQGELDALKRVENKRMAEIARDQEKGGEDEAEEALAAQGGVTSSYSAELGLSHPYLYDQFSLHTTEQKQNQIIMLQDVIFQIKVALNTQFDKVYKQKVQEIGRVKERNKQVREILEELEVTEDLWVPVLSDREVPERVFVVDDSEIKAEKYLTPEEEKEKERKRLEEQKRLAAKSDDVRERALDDMMDGVLEVKKDSLLKAEVPQPEFVLAKPDNEWSEEEKKQFKEYEKKVKELNTEKEKYRKSLENEIKGLQKATKEATERFDEGLKKLFERKIKSDMAICQEELKIKTLNYSVLMEEVMRNEEIDLAQKLKETSAQRKKKADDLEKFEKEVESFQESYDNLVADDKAQDKDFRKEFASVHKAHVDQLYKLFKRRPRGHKRNAMEELDSQRNMPEGLTPPVWERFCQIRRTKIDTEHKIKASAATLAEMEASLQKKREEDETAEQEIEYLAVELENLREEKKNFLTDITVQFLLKQGQVEVTNTDLIPDYSESILLHRGKVEELNRTIRTLGEQKIAVMVQTKDFRKGIIQVEWDNTMRRMQIEDLKNKERDIQKLRLTEDHKEYLKTDSDSRVCKQAISMKETQALQLKTYQKDVKYRKQKIRHLQAQAAMKEKKNIALDKQIQDMHVTVSQMRHIYEASATEENEAANTEQRYQEVLLVQRLKDKARFQMEKLAFLSAEAQRLRMRKVPSLVQIKYD